One genomic window of Gavia stellata isolate bGavSte3 chromosome 7, bGavSte3.hap2, whole genome shotgun sequence includes the following:
- the ANKRD9 gene encoding ankyrin repeat domain-containing protein 9 yields the protein MPWSVRWVGGRGAQSQKQCKKSSFAFYQAVRDLLPVWFLEDMRTMEVFHWEDGGKVSVYSPSEALLYALVHDHQPYARHLLTKFPQSALAVPSQSFSCCQSSAPHLAMAVRYNRVRILFRILKAIQAFPPSDRAGHLDRRGCSRVEGGKTALHVACELVRPECLLLLLGHGASPCLQDSAGNTPLDTLLQQISHTPAANMRAKLLCLDCLFFFVPQDLQFTMKQQLLDNRQRWQDLLGENRLQCLLGLAPPSLFVGAMRVLIRTISPEHFPEALDNLPLPHFLKPLDLKLES from the coding sequence ATGCCCTGGAGCGTCCGGTGGGTCGGCGGCCGCGGCGCCCAGTCCCAGAAGCAGTGCAAGAAATCCTCCTTCGCCTTCTACCAGGCGGTGAGGGACCTGCTGCCCGTCTGGTTCCTGGAGGACATGCGGACCATGGAGGTCTTCCACTGGGAGGATGGGGGCAAGGTGAGCGTGTACTCGCCCTCGGAGGCCCTGCTCTACGCGCTGGTGCACGATCACCAGCCCTACGCCCGGCACCTGCTGACTAAGTTCCCCCAGAGCGCCCTGGCTGTGCCCAGCCAAAGCTTCAGCTGCTGCCAGTCCTCGGCCCCGCACCTGGCCATGGCCGTCCGCTACAACCGGGTCCGCATCCTCTTCCGAATCCTCAAGGCCATCCAAGCCTTCCCGCCGAGCGACAGAGCCGGCCACCTGGACCGCCGGGGCTGCAGCCGCGTGGAGGGCGGCAAGACAGCCTTGCACGTGGCCTGCGAACTGGTGCGACCCGAGTGCTTGCTCCTGCTGCTCGGGCACGGCGCGTCGCCCTGCTTGCAGGACAGTGCCGGGAATACCCCCCTCGACACCTTGCTGCAGCAGATTTCCCACACGCCGGCAGCTAACATGCGTGCCAAGCTCCTCTGCCTCGACTGCCTCTTCTTCTTCGTGCCTCAGGACCTCCAGTTCACGATGAAACAGCAACTGTTGGACAACCGGCAGCGGTGGCAGGACCTCCTGGGGGAGAACAGGCTCCAGTGCCTGCTGGGCTTAGCTCCCCCGTCGCTGTTTGTCGGAGCCATGCGTGTCTTGATCAGGACCATTTCACCTGAGCATTTCCCGGAGGCTCTGGACAATCTGCCTCTGCCTCATTTTCTGAAGCCTTTGGACTTGAAACTGGAGAGCTAG